The Symphalangus syndactylus isolate Jambi chromosome 11, NHGRI_mSymSyn1-v2.1_pri, whole genome shotgun sequence genome contains a region encoding:
- the LOC129492591 gene encoding apoptosis-associated speck-like protein containing a CARD isoform X2 — protein MGRARDAILDALENLTAEELKKFKLKLLSVPLREGYGRIPRGALLSMDALDLTDKLVSFYLEAYGAELTANVLRDMGLQETAGQLQAATHQDLHFIDQHRAALIARVTNVECLLDALHGKVLMEEQYQAVRAEPTNPSKMRKLFSFTPAWNWTCKDLLLQALRESQSYLVEDLERS, from the exons atGGGGCGCGCGCGCGACGCCATCCTGGATGCGCTGGAGAACCTGACCGCCGAGGAACTCAAGAAGTTCAAGCTGAAGCTGCTGTCGGTGCCGCTGCGCGAGGGCTACGGGCGCATCCCGCGGGGCGCGCTGCTGTCCATGGACGCCTTGGACCTCACCGACAAGCTGGTCAGCTTCTACCTGGAGGCCTACGGCGCCGAGCTCACCGCTAACGTGCTGCGCGACATGGGCCTGCAGGAGACGGCCGGGCAGCTGCAGGCGGCCACGCACCAGG acCTGCACTTTATAGACCAGCACCGGGCTGCGCTTATCGCGAGGGTCACAAACGTTGAGTGCCTGCTGGATGCCCTGCATGGGAAGGTCCTGATGGAAGAGCAGTACCAGGCAGTGCGGGCCGAGCCCACCAACCCAAGCAAGATGCGGAAGCTCTTCAGCTTCACACCAGCCTGGAACTGGACCTGCAAGGACTTGCTCCTCCAGGCCCTAAGGGAGTCCCAGTCCTACCTGGTGGAGGACCTGGAGCGGAGCTGA
- the LOC129492591 gene encoding apoptosis-associated speck-like protein containing a CARD isoform X1, translating to MGRARDAILDALENLTAEELKKFKLKLLSVPLREGYGRIPRGALLSMDALDLTDKLVSFYLEAYGAELTANVLRDMGLQETAGQLQAATHQGSGAAPAGIQAPLQSAAKPDLHFIDQHRAALIARVTNVECLLDALHGKVLMEEQYQAVRAEPTNPSKMRKLFSFTPAWNWTCKDLLLQALRESQSYLVEDLERS from the exons atGGGGCGCGCGCGCGACGCCATCCTGGATGCGCTGGAGAACCTGACCGCCGAGGAACTCAAGAAGTTCAAGCTGAAGCTGCTGTCGGTGCCGCTGCGCGAGGGCTACGGGCGCATCCCGCGGGGCGCGCTGCTGTCCATGGACGCCTTGGACCTCACCGACAAGCTGGTCAGCTTCTACCTGGAGGCCTACGGCGCCGAGCTCACCGCTAACGTGCTGCGCGACATGGGCCTGCAGGAGACGGCCGGGCAGCTGCAGGCGGCCACGCACCAGG GCTCTGGAGCCGCGCCAGCTGGGATCCAGGCCCCTCTTCAGTCGGCAGCCAAGCCAG acCTGCACTTTATAGACCAGCACCGGGCTGCGCTTATCGCGAGGGTCACAAACGTTGAGTGCCTGCTGGATGCCCTGCATGGGAAGGTCCTGATGGAAGAGCAGTACCAGGCAGTGCGGGCCGAGCCCACCAACCCAAGCAAGATGCGGAAGCTCTTCAGCTTCACACCAGCCTGGAACTGGACCTGCAAGGACTTGCTCCTCCAGGCCCTAAGGGAGTCCCAGTCCTACCTGGTGGAGGACCTGGAGCGGAGCTGA